The window GATTCGGTGGGCCTCCGCCTGAGAAGAGTGCCAGCGCCTTCCTGGTCGTGTTAATCGCCAGTGGGCCCAAATACACTGAGCGGCGAAGCATCATACGCAGCACCTGGCTATCGGCTGCCTCCCGCGGGGGAGGGGAGGAGGGCGGTGACTTGTGGTGCCGCTTTGTTATCGGGACGGCCGGTTTAGGGGAAGAAGAGTCCGCTTCATTGGAGATGGAGCAGCGTCGTCACGGGGACCTCCTGTTGTTACCGGAGCTGAGGGATTCCTACGACAACCTGACGGCCAAGTTGCTGCTCATGTACACGTGGCTGGACCACCACGTCGACTTTAAGTTCGTGCTTAAGGCTGACGACGACACGTTCGCCCGGTTGGATGTGTTGTTGGAAGAGCTGAGGAGCAAAGAGCCACGACGCCTCTACTGGGGCTTCTTCTCGGGACGGGGAAGGGTGAAATCCGCTGGGAAGTGGAAGGAGAGCACCTGGGTGCTGTGCGACTATTACCTGCCATATGCATTGGGTGGGGGGTACATTCTCTCCGGGGACCTGGTCCACTATCTGAGCATCAATAAAGACTACTTCGCCTATTGGCAAAATGAAGACGTGTCCTTGGGGGCCTGGTTGGCTCCGGTGGATGTTAAGAGGGTTCACGACACCAGATTTGACACGGAATACAAATCCAGAggctgtaataataaatatattgtcacCCACAAGCAGAGCATTGAAGATATGCTGGAGAAGCACCAAACACTGGCCAAGGATGGCAAACTATGCAAAGAGGAGGTCAAGCTGAGGTTATCTTATACCTATGACTGGGGGGTGCCACCGTCACAATGCTGCCAGAGGAAAGATGGCATACCATGAACAAAACGCTGACAATCCCTGCTCCCGTCAAGGGCTGGGGATGGGGCATTTTTCTAGGAAAGTTGTATATGTTGCTTAATCCTTTATTTCAGACTTTGGCCGATGACTAAAAACCAAAGTCCCTCAGCAGCTTTAGTTCCCATTCCAATTGTTGCCAGAGGGAAAGACATGTCATGGATTGGTGGAATGCTGCAGTTGCTGCACCTTATGATGGCCAAGGTGgttcaatatttattatctgATGCAATAAAGATTCAAATATTGCTGACAATAGTTCACTGTATGGGTGACAATCAAGTTTGTACAGACTTATTTGGGAGATTCAGGACAACAACATTTGTTCAGAACAGAAACATGGGAGAGATTTAGGGCAGAGTACGACATTGTGGAAGAACATATTTGCTGCACACAACAAAATAAGAGAAACATTTAGAACCTAAGCACATTTGTTCTCATACTTCATGGTTATGGTATTTAAGTTATTCTGTACAGAATCCTTTCAACGTGGCCACTAACAAATCCTTCCGTTGGGATGTCTCCTTATGTTTAAACAAccagtacagaaaatgattcCTGGATGAACATGACCGACGTTTCTCCACAAACAAGATTTCTATTGATCCTTTGGAAATATCTCTTGATCAAAGATGTCTTCCATCAACCTGTTCTGAGCTGAACTGAGActcaaaaagtaattttaaagggACACAGTTGCCTGAGCAGTTttgttgatgcttttttttttttaaagaggaaaattaaaggaagaaaatgaagaGCAGGTACTAGTATTAGGGTTTGTTAGTCACATAAAGAGGAACTCTATGATTATGCCAAAACCTTGGTTCTACATTACAAAAGTGTATAGACTTCGAGCTTACTATAAAAAGTTGGCTCTCCAGACAAAGCAACAGTATATTTTGTTGTAGATTTATTGGCACCAAGCACTTTGTGTGACTCAGGTCTTAAGCAAATGGATCTGAAAAGGCAAAAACTTTGAATATAAAAGCAAAGTTAAAATATGTAACACAGCAGACTTTACCATTTTCCCTTCtcctaggctatgtacatacagtGTAAAGCAGTCGTCCGATGTTATTCATGAATctctctagatcaggggtgggcaaactttttcactcgGGCCAAAATCCGTTCTAAAATTTGGAAgaggggttatgccatcatgacgccacgtAACATGATGGcatagccccgcccactctcccattgcagatctgggcctgtgatgggagagtggccgggttgttCTGCCTAAATCACTCTAAGAAATATCACTACAACAGCATTTTGTTTTAggctaacacaaaaaaataaaatacagggcAGCTTGAAAAATAACTTATGCACTGCATAGGTTTCAATTCTTAGAGAAAACCTATTATTCTCAGTACTATCAGGATCTCCAAAAAGGTTGAAGGCAGGTTGGATATCTCTGACTTAGTTGCAGTTGTAGTTGAGTGGTTCGTAGCACTTAAGCACCATGTTTAGAATAATAGACCTGCATGGAAAGAATACAGCGCTATCAAGTCTCAATGGTTGATTTGCTTTGTGCTCCTGCAATATCATCATGATTGCAACCATTCTCCTAAAAAAGTGCAGTAAAAGCTCCTGACCAATTTTCTACACTGGTCCATGAAAAACTTACCTTTTTGTAAGTGGTAGCGACTCTTTCAGCTCTCGGGTGTCAtttcatgatgacataaccccgcagTCTCAGATCCGCGattggaagagtgggcgggttgtgtccagagacaaaaccccgcccatttccctgagcctgggacttgtataggggacatggtccccggctctggccggtgtgcccccccctgcggggtccttctccttgaaggaccccgcttggagtggcaccggccaaagccatgGACCGCCGAGAGATTTAAAAAGGGCCGCATTTAAAAGCCTAATGGGccttagtttgcccatgcctggtctagatGGATCTAGAACCACTGGTGTACAAGTtaagggaggagagcacaactGGGTGCAACTCCCTTTCCTTCCCACCTatcctcccctctttatagaacacAAAGGGAAGCTGTGTGTAGagagctcgttcattcatctgtcactcatgCTGCCTGTTTCATGATTTTGGCAGCATAGAGCTGAAGTCCATACCATTTCTTGCTCAGTCCTCCGGCTTTCATGTAATTAATAGGCTTGCCTTCCTGTTCCTTGCTCAGCTCCTCAGTAACTGCCAAGTCCGAGTATTTTAGCATATAGCAGTACAACTTCTGAATACAAGAAAGCAGCTATTTGGGGTTTGGAGTGTTTTAGAGGTGTTGCATTTGCAGACTAGCTAACAAGCATATTATGCAGGTACTTGCATCACGCACCAATGTTAATTCCTCTGCAAATGCTGAGTCAACTTTGCACTAAAAGTCAGTTACCTTTACTTGCAAGCCAACTAACCATGCTCCCCCTCCACAATGATAAAAAAGATACTTCTACCAGCTTTAAGTTGGTTTGCCCTGGCACCTTTTATGTTGTGTGGCCTTTCCCACAACCTATTGGAAAATCTTAGAATCCAAGATATAATTGTTCTACACAGTGCAAGGTTAGATTTAAAATACATTCTGGATGTTATCCAGAAAGCTGTTTTCAATTTATATATTAGGATGGTCTCAGGGGGAAAAGTTCATGTATACTTGATTTGATCTGGTAACTTTTTGGTCTTTGTTGTCTGTATTTCTCAACCATACCAACTTTGTATAACCCAGAAATGTGACGGCATGTAATTGTAATTCATCAACATATACGTCTCCATCCTTGTAAACCTATTTCAAATCCAGGGAAAACGTGCAGTTTAACGTTTTGCATGTATGTAGTAATTTGAGTAATTTATTTTGTGCAGCTACTCATTGTAcctcaaacattttaaattattaaatgtcatttgtcttcttgatattcattgtttttataaaaactgaaaataaagctgGCTAAGAAGTCTTTCAACACAACAGGCAGGTTGGTGGTCTGGCTCATTGTGATGTCATCAAAAAACTatcataggaaaaaaatgtctatttcctaAATAGACTTCACAAATTTGTGGCGTGCCTCCCTGCTTTTCTCATATGCTTGAGGTTTATCTTTTAGGCCTCGGATCACCCGGGAGACCGAAATCTAAAACAATGGCCAAGTGGCAGGCGGAAGTTTTTATTACGATAGTAAAAATTACATAATAGTTACATAGTCTcagtagaagtatagatccttcctcgcCCTGAGACGCCATATCACACGCCATTCTCCTGCATTACTCACATTCTGAAAATAACATGTTTGTCTTAACGAAGCATGAATATATATTCCCTTTCCCAAGTTTCAATAAATTGTCTCCTTTCTGCACCAaattttctcttgttggacatatTGGGAGtgattacttttttgttcttagccGAGGttggtgtacctgacctatcctagCCTGTCTTGGTTTATGTGAAGGGAATGGAGCCACTGATTGTTCTGAGGTGGAGGTCTGAGTCTGGAGACCGCTAATGTAACACctcactgagattccatacctggagaaGCAGCAGCATTCTACTGGCAGCAGGACTCTGGCTCAGTTCAGCTTAGTGATGGGTCTCggcaagtaccgtatttttcgccgtataagacgctccggaatataagacgcacctaattttaaaggaggaaaatctagaaaaagattctgaaagattattccccttctgatcactcatgtgccattcataccgtattccccttctgatcactcatgtgccattcataccggtattccccttctgatcactcatgtgccattgattgtccccttctgatcactctgtgccattcaaattccccttctgatcactcatgtgccattcaaattccccttctgatcactctgtgccgttcatattccccttctgttcacttacctttttttccactgtacggccagATAACTCctttagggcagggatcagcaaaatgcttcctggttcagaatcgcgggggtgcgtgtgccggcttcttagtttcagtttggctctgcactgcagccaggaggagacacacactgcagccagcatcgaggaaacacacacaggatcggctatcgggggatgtcttattcacgggtgagtgtcttattttaattattttatcaaaaatcggggaaacaccGTATTTGTCGTATAAAACgcaccaactcccccccccccgttttggggaagaaaaagtgcgtcttatacggcaaaaaatacgatatgtgaagaagcaactggggtccttctgcctgcagcacagGCAGATTTTGCCCAcaggccttgtgtttgacacccgTGGCCTAGACTCATGTTCCTAGGATCCAGCTTCACAAAGGTTTCAGCAAGAATGTAGTGTGAAGCCAATAGATTCCATGTGCCATTGTCTTTTCCATGGTGAAAGtctgaaaacaaaacagattcTCATTGGTTTGTAtgggcagcaaagaaaaaaatgcttacttTTCAGGTGTAAGCACCAGTCTGTCTGAACAAAATATCtgcaacatatatttaaatgaaaccttGATAAAGACATTCCTCTATGTGCATGTAGATTAAGACAAATCTGTAggtgcaatatttatttataatgatataGATGCATGGGTTACTAATTCTGTGTGGGCGTTTTCACATGGAGGCTAAAATGAATCACTTGGTATGTTTTAAGCCTGACAAGTGTCATTGAATCACCATGGAGGAAAGGCTTTAATAATGGCATCCTTTATTAGTACATCTGCTTGCTGTTGTGACTCCTAACACAGTACTTAAACCATGTGCAGGATTTACATATCTCTGTATGTGGCAATGCCATTCATGGCACATGGGCTGTGCAGTGTagggctaaaacaaaaagccacaaaaTGCCATTTTATTGACTTTACTTGTCTCTTTTGCCAGTTAGCTTTACCTCttggtaactttttgttttttcagttctaGTCCTTTTTAACCATCCTACTGTCTGCCCATCTGTCTTCCTGTTTAAATACAGAACAACTTTTTTCAGACATGTGGGCAGCAAGATGGTTGTCTAGTACATGTGACACTTACACACAATCACTGACTCATTGgcataaagcagacctaaactgaaaaaaacaaaaagtcactaggaGATACATTTAATTGACAGGAGcgatatgcaattttttttttctaaaaacacctGGCTTCGGGTGGCATTTTGTTTTAGCCCTGGACTGCATGGCCATGTAGTGTAACTTTTGCACAGagtgacaggatcctggacctgtgaTCACTGCAGGGTGCCtgcaaacaggtaagtctgtgccataatcaacAAAGATCATGAGCATGCTTGGTGAGTATAGCAGAAGCTCACCGTGTACATACAAAGATTTAATTTAAGGAGGATGAGAACAAAAGAAGGAGCATGTTGATTGGAGGATGATCATGGGCTTGAAGAGCGAAGGAAAGTGTGCATTgtacagagaagcacagagaccgcCTGACAACATAACTTGGTCTTAAGGTATTATTGTAAGGGGGAACCAGGGAAgtcaaaatataaacagattaaacttttgattaacctccctggcagtatgaataatggggatttttaaatgtaaaagcagtacatttttttaaatcctcattatttaaattttcccgcctggtcccaccctccagcctaaggctcgtgagcagatgcctggctggcatctgcttcccctgtcctcacgtccccaatgttcacatgccaggggcgcagatgccgggcatcgctggaggacgctgctgaaacatgggaaccaggttggacttggtaaactccctggcaattccaccccgagtgtggcttggggttaccgcttttggcactgaaaattaaccctgagccacactcggaaatacAGCCATGGaggttattatttttgtatattatgggAGACGAGCTGCTGTGTCCTGAAGGATCTGTGGCCTCAAACTCAGGGGGCTACCTGGAAGTGTGCAAAGGACACTGAACAGCTATGAGTTTTTGAGAACAGAATGCTTCCCACGGTACATTAAATAGACCAAGAGAGTAAATGCCAAAAGATTGTTAGCATTTACttgcatttaaattaaata of the Pyxicephalus adspersus chromosome 11, UCB_Pads_2.0, whole genome shotgun sequence genome contains:
- the B3GALT6 gene encoding beta-1,3-galactosyltransferase 6, coding for MNVLRLVCRHKTALGLVVLALFGMVLVYLAKCTSENLKPVGPRGLPHPAHTNLRLPLPQGFGGPPPEKSASAFLVVLIASGPKYTERRSIIRSTWLSAASRGGGEEGGDLWCRFVIGTAGLGEEESASLEMEQRRHGDLLLLPELRDSYDNLTAKLLLMYTWLDHHVDFKFVLKADDDTFARLDVLLEELRSKEPRRLYWGFFSGRGRVKSAGKWKESTWVLCDYYLPYALGGGYILSGDLVHYLSINKDYFAYWQNEDVSLGAWLAPVDVKRVHDTRFDTEYKSRGCNNKYIVTHKQSIEDMLEKHQTLAKDGKLCKEEVKLRLSYTYDWGVPPSQCCQRKDGIP